A single genomic interval of Daucus carota subsp. sativus chromosome 1, DH1 v3.0, whole genome shotgun sequence harbors:
- the LOC135146755 gene encoding uncharacterized protein LOC135146755 translates to MVEAQLEMNDEKIIQASPVRTVRYDSSDDTLSSTRQRRRASLPAKRPVEASKNSKVSDSAAVEENSHSITFPSLEELKGAETKISWDSLPSRLLKISKEVVRQRDAALRGAVEAVQEACAAERLIRCLSTFSEFQSNEVDDLKPAVNKFLKLQDDLTHARLIMQSLTDIGLLRTSDTGNSTCTVKEVLDLAIERKRNADLWVKSAVASDLLPPSNSTKSLAVACDKDATETKKSCTTCCATKPKAPYIYPKQPNDEMSLMLAGNKEDQMEWARGSSHCASNDLAASLQDECQRWFFGCGEKYLDEVEAKASSTRSDRKLVAMMFKMKKLNDWLEGIVSKGSQSLEGQGKESSTMSDEEGEICERLKTRIREIMLKNAERTAMAI, encoded by the exons ATGGTAGAGGCGCAACTGGAAATGAACGACGAGAAAATTAT ACAGGCTTCACCTGTTCGTACTGTTAGATATGATAGCTCTGATGATACCTTAAGCTCTACAAGACAAAGAAGAAGAGCAAGTCTTCCGGCTAAGAGACCAGTTGAAGCTTCTAAAAATAGCAAGGTCTCGGATTCAGCTGCAGTTGAAGAGAATTCACATTCAATAACATTTCCCTCGCTTGAGGAGTTAAAAGGAGCAGAAACTAAAATTTCATGGGACTCTCTTCCTTCAAGACTTTTGAAGATTAGCAAG GAGGTGGTACGGCAAAGAGATGCTGCTCTGCGAGGTGCAGTTGAGGCTGTGCAGGAGGCTTGTGCTGCAGAGAGATTGATACGATGCCTAAG TACTTTCTCAGAGTTCCAGTCAAATGAAGTGGATGATCTGAAGCCAGCCGTTAACAAATTTCTAAAGCTTCAAGATGATCTAACACACGCGAGACTAATAATGCAGTCCCTAACAGATATAGGTTTGCTGAGAACATCAGATACTGGCAACAGCACTTGCACAGTCAAGGAAGTGCTTGATTTAGCAATTGAAAGAAAGAGAAACGCTGATTTATGGGTAAAGTCAGCCGTGGCATCTGATCTTCTCCCGCCATCCAACTCTACTAAATCTCTGGCTGTTGCTTGCGACAAGGATGCTACAGAAACAAAGAAATCATGTACAACATGTTGTGCAACCAAGCCAAAAGCCCCATACATTTACCCAAAGCAACCGAATGATGAAATGTCACTTATGTTAGCAGGAAACAAGGAGGATCAGATGGAGTGGGCGAGGGGAAGTAGTCACTGTGCCTCCAATGATCTGGCTGCTTCTCTGCAGGATGAATGTCAAAGATGGTTTTTTGGTTGCGGGGAGAAATATTTGGACGAGGTGGAGGCTAAGGCCTCTTCAACTCGGTCTGATAGGAAACTTGTCGCGATGATGTTTAAgatgaaaaaattaaatgacTGGTTAGAAGGAATTGTGAGTAAAGGGTCACAGTCACTTGAGGGCCAAGGCAAAGAGAGTTCCACAATGAGTGATGAGGAAGGAGAAATTTGCGAAAGGTTGAAAACTAGAATACGCGAGATTATGTTAAAGAATGCTGAAAGGACTGCAATGGCTATTTGA
- the LOC108198355 gene encoding uncharacterized protein LOC108198355 produces the protein MAFLKSGVLVKFLEDMSSDENGIEVDHKAALLQITSIIPVLEDGDFWPNKGFYLKVCDVTHAMYVTLPEEENEMVLSNNLKLGQFIYVQKLEKSHPVPILRGVTPLPGRRPLEGTPEEIFPGKHMESFLEPSITDLLVDKSVISEKKIDKSLGTLCRAVSDSEALMQKNVGLNQGNETQGRSLSASFIVHPDDEKMGMDGSSEKYDSEKMQVDGVGDNFCPDEDSDSDLSTWSSVSSRRNLKRRSWTQSELLSAKEMFDSSNVMPGRSRGRTPERKRVAHSRSANVSFPMPVLFLLMLSSYPS, from the coding sequence ATGGCATTTTTAAAATCTGGTGTTCTTGTGAAGTTTCTTGAAGATATGAGTAGTGATGAAAATGGAATAGAGGTTGATCACAAAGCTGCACTTTTGCAAATTACAAGCATAATTCCTGTGCTGGAAGATGGTGATTTTTGGCCTAATAAAGGGTTTTACCTTAAAGTTTGCGATGTTACACATGCCATGTATGTCACATTGCCTGAAGAGGAGAATGAGATGGTTTTGAGTAACAATTTGAAACTTGGCCAATTTATCTATGTGCAGAAGTTGGAGAAGTCTCATCCTGTTCCGATTTTGAGAGGCGTGACGCCTCTGCCAGGCAGGCGTCCGCTTGAAGGGACCCCGGAAGAGATCTTTCCTGGAAAACATATGGAGAGCTTTCTTGAGCCGTCTATTACAGATTTGTTGGTTGATAAGAGTGTGATTTCGGAGAAAAAGATAGACAAGTCCTTGGGAACATTGTGTCGTGCGGTGTCTGATTCTGAGGCATTGATGCAAAAGAATGTTGGTTTGAACCAGGGAAATGAAACGCAAGGTCGGTCTCTGAGTGCGTCGTTTATAGTCCATCCTGATGATGAGAAAATGGGGATGGATGGCTCTAGTGAAAAATATGACTCAGAAAAGATGCAAGTGGATGGTGTTGGGGACAATTTTTGTCCTGATGAGGATAGTGATTCGGATTTGAGTACTTGGTCATCTGTTTCATCAAGACGAAATTTAAAGAGACGAAGTTGGACACAGTCAGAACTTTTGAGTGCAAAAGAAATGTTCGACTCTTCCAATGTCATGCCTGGGAGGAGCAGAGGAAGAACGCCTGAGAGAAAACGCGTTGCACATAGTCGCAGTGCAAATGTGAGCTTTCCAATGCCTGTTCTTTTCCTATTGATGTTATCTTCATATCCATCATGA
- the LOC108219786 gene encoding transcription factor bHLH139 encodes MESYESILGSEWSALNAMHSTEESDFMAQLLNYCSIPNDLHNSGSQNTDVHHFPGGTNFYHLTSDHGSCYAGNFDHILATYDDFILCNEEVIEENKSRVQLEQEDQVPESESNKDAVFRNPLQKSKKRTTNSREVQKNKRNVKAKKKQKHTKTSCTNKEQNGSSSCSSENDSIASHELNGVALNSSESKEARTINSNGQPRAVRGSATDPQSLYARKRRERINERLRTLQNLVPNGTKVDISTMLEDAVEYVKFLQLQIQLLSSDDKWMYAPIAYNGTDVRT; translated from the exons ATGGAGTCCTATGAGTCCATTCTAGGATCAGAATGGAGTGCTTTGAATGCCATGCACTCCACTGAAGAATCCGATTTCATGGCGCAGTTACTTAATTACTGCTCCATTCCAAATGACTTGCATAATTCTGGATCTCAGAACACTGATGTTCATCATTTTCCAGGAGGTACCAATTTTTATCACCTGACTTCAGACCATGGCAGCTGCTATGCAGGCAATTTTGATCACATCTTGGCAACATATGATGATTTCATTCTCTGCAATGAGGAAGTGATAGAAGAGAACAAATCGCGTGTTCAGCTCGAACAAGAAGATCAAGTGCCGGAGTCTGAATCAAACAAGGATGCTGTATTCAGAAATCCATTGCAAAAATCTAAGAAAAGAACTACCAACTCGAGAGAG GTTCAGAAGAACAAGAGAAATGTTAAGGCCAAGAAGAAACAGAAGCATACAAAGACTAGCTGCACAAACAAGGAGCAAAATGGTTCAAGCAGCTGCAGCTCAGAAAATGACTCCATTGCTTCACATGAACTGAATGGAGTTGCATTGAATTCTTCAGAATCAAAAGAAGCTAGAACAATCAATTCAAATGGTCAACCGCGCGCTGTTAGGggatcagcaactgatccacaAAGCCTGTATGCAAGG AAACGTAGAGAGAGGATAAACGAGAGATTGAGGACCTTGCAGAACCTTGTTCCTAATGGAACAAAGGTCGACATCAGTACAATGCTTGAAGATGCCGTTGAGTATGTGAAGTTCTTGCAACTCCAAATCCAA CTCTTGAGCTCTGATGATAAGTGGATGTATGCACCTATCGCGTACAATGGAACTGATGTCAGGACTTGA
- the LOC108204517 gene encoding vacuolar-sorting receptor 3 — MGLKIKLFLGFMVLNFCESVMGKFVVEKNSFRVTSPDSLKGTHDSAIGNFGIPQYGGSMAGTVVYPKDNKKGCKSFDDFGISFKSKPGSLPTFVLVDRGDCFFALKVWNVQNAGASAVLVVDDTEEPLITMDTPEEDVKAAKYIQNITIPSALLDKSFGEKLKKVISNGDMVNVNLDWRESVPHPDDRVEYELWTNSNDECGIKCDMLMDFVKDFKGAAQLLERGGYTQFTPHYITWYCPMAFTISKQCKSQCINHGRYCAPDPEQDFSSGYDGKDVVIENLRQLCVFKVANESQTPWVWWDYVTDFQIRCPMKEKKYNKECADSVIKSLGLDSKKIEKCMGDPNADSDNPVLKEEQDAQVGKGTRGDVTILPTLVVNNRQYRGKLAKGAVLKALCSGFEETTEPAVCLSGDVETNECMEKNGGCWEDKASNITACKDTFRGRVCECPVVDGVQFKGDGYSSCVASGPGRCKVNNGGCWHETKGGHTFSACSDKGDGKCVCPPGFKGDGVKSCVDVDECKDKKACQCPECSCKNTWGSYECTCSGDNLYIREHDTCISTTAAEGKSAWTAVWVILIGLAMAAGGAYMVYKYRLRSYMDSEIRAIMAQYMPLDSQNEIPNHVSDDRA; from the exons ATGGGTCTCAAGATTAAGCTTTTTCTAGGGTTTATGGTGCTTAATTTTTGTGAATCAGTGATGGGCAAGTTTGTAGTTGAGAAGAATAGCTTTAGAGTGACATCTCCAGATAGTTTAAAGGGGACCCATGATAGTGCAATTGGGAACTTTGGGATTCCTCAGTATGGAGGTAgcatggctggtactgttgtgTATCCTAAAGATAATAAGAAAGGGTGCAAGAGTTTTGATGATTTTGGGATTTCTTTCAAATCCAAGCCTGGGTCTTTGCCTACTTTTGTGTTGGTTGATCGTGGAG ATTGCTTTTTTGCTCTGAAAGTGTGGAATGTCCAAAATGCTGGTGCTTCTGCTGTTCTTGTAGTGGATGACACGGAGGAACCATTAATAACCATGGACACACCTGAAGAGGATGTTAAGGCTGCAAAATATATTCAGAACATCACAATACCATCTGCACTACTCGACAAATCATTTGGTGAAAAATTGAAGAAAGTGATTAGCAATGGGGATATGGTCAACGTTAATCTTGACTGGAGAGAATCTGTTCCTCACCCAGATGACCGTGTGGAGTATGAGCTTTGGACGAACAGTAATGATGAATGTGGCATTAAATGTGATATGCTGATGGACTTTGTTAAAGATTTCAAGGGCGCTGCCCAGCTGCTTGAAAGAGGCGGCTATACTCAGTTCACTCCTCATTACATAACATGGTATTGTCCTATGGCATTCACAATAAGCAAACAGTGCAAATCCCAGTGCATAAATCACGGGAGATATTGTGCTCCTGATCCTGAACAGGATTTCAGTTCAGGTTATGACGGAAAAGATGTGGTTATTGAAAATTTAAGACAATTATGTGTGTTCAAAGTGGCAAATGAAAGCCAAACACCTTGGGTCTGGTGGGACTACGTTACTGattttcaaattagatgtcccatGAAGGAGAAAAAGTACAACAAGGAATGTGCTGACAGTGTTATCAAATCCTTGG GGCTTGATTCCAAAAAGATTGAGAAGTGTATGGGGGATCCAAATGCTGATTCTGACAACCCTGTACTGAAAGAAGAGCAAGATGCTCAA GTCGGGAAAGGGACAAGGGGTGATGTAACCATATTGCCAACCCTTGTTGTCAATAATCGACAGTACAGAG GGAAGTTGGCGAAAGGGGCTGTTCTAAAGGCTTTATGTTCTGGTTTTGAGGAAACAACTGAGCCAGCTGTGTGTTTGAGTGGTG ATGTTGAGACAAATGAGTGCATGGAAAAAAATGGTGGCTGCTGGGAAGATAAGGCTAGCAACATCACTGCCTGCAAG GATACATTTCGTGGAAGAGTATGCGAGTGCCCTGTAGTTGACGGCGTGCAGTTTAAGGGTGACGGTTATAGCTCTTGTGTAG CAAGTGGGCCTGGTCGCTGTAAGGTCAATAATGGAGGTTGTTGGCATGAAACTAAGGGAGGACATACCTTCTCTGCTTGTTCG GATAAAGGGGATGGCAAATGCGTGTGTCCTCCAGGTTTTAAAGGCGACGGTGTGAAAAGTTGTGTAG ATGTTGATGAATGCAAAGATAAGAAAGCGTGTCAGTGCCCTGAATGCAGCTGCAAGAATACCTGGGGTAGCTATGAATGCACATGTTCCGGGGACAATCTTTACATCAGGGAGCATGATACTTGCATAA GTACAACTGCAGCCGAAGGAAAGTCTGCATGGACCGCTGTTTGGGTCATTCTGATAGGTTTGGCTATGGCTGCTGGTGGTGCATATATGGTGTACAAATATAGATTAAGG TCATACATGGACTCGGAGATCAGAGCCATAATGGCGCAATACATGCCCCTAGACAGTCAAAATGAAATTCCAAATCATGTCAGCGATGACCGAGCTTGA
- the LOC108195064 gene encoding uncharacterized protein LOC108195064 has product MEGLIPFLIHTIKKQKTYNKYRSLSDTSNRSYHVLVGPNSAEGSSHRRTRSDVDFLGNKSSYGDNLAHSSGMMNKGSAVTAGNAHDSKLVGSGVFHVAKDGKTYDQHRD; this is encoded by the coding sequence ATGGAAGGCTTGATACCATTTCTCATCCACACCATCAAGAAACAGAAGACTTACAACAAGTATCGATCCCTGTCGGACACTTCTAACCGAAGCTACCACGTTCTGGTGGGACCCAACTCGGCGGAGGGATCGTCTCACCGTCGAACGAGGTCAGACGTAGATTTCTTGGGGAACAAGTCAAGTTACGGTGATAATTTAGCTCATTCGAGTGGCATGATGAATAAAGGTTCTGCTGTCACAGCTGGGAATGCTCATGATTCTAAGCTTGTTGGGTCTGGCGTTTTTCATGTTGCGAAAGATGGTAAAACTTATGATCAGCATCGGGACTAG